In Halorientalis sp. LT38, a genomic segment contains:
- a CDS encoding PAS domain S-box protein codes for MSERDTLVLVGSSEWLPSPEADEESPLSIRRVTDERAAIEAVSDDVAGVLIADPTDAARRATIDRLAAAAGDAPVLALVEDRQATDDALLDAGATGIVTPESVPRLLGHEGPELLDEQATREAAAAEAAAVDGTSSGRADDAPTREAATGAIDGDGVMLDRDPQTKAATLERYDTIVNTVEDAIYLMDADGRFVAVNDASEDLTGYPRSYLEGRHVSTVLPEADVEEGRKMIRELLDDDGEGVSSLEQTVVTADGTEIPCENRLAILTQDGGFEGSVGVVRDVRDQRERERRLREQRALVEGIFEAVPDVLYAFDEAGEFIRWNDRVPELTGYSDAEIGRMNPLDFLAPEDRDRVREALGEVIANRRIEHLEATLETSDGGRIPHEFSGGPIVGEDGDVFGVAGMGRNVSERVAREAEIERQRDELDELNRINDVIREIDQSLIRATSRREAERVVCDRLAEADTYRFATVSQYDPATDSLRPRSGASDGDGLETISTVGASEHEPAREALRTGSVQVVANLRAGDSLSAWETAAFRCGVRSLAVIPVVFEDTTYCLLTVFADRPDAFDEREEAVLGELGETLGYALASIEREEREQLLTTLQGSTEQLIGADSKVEVCERVVGAVSDVLETASVGVFRFDAEAGELVRAGATDGFTDLFPADRLPDPETVDPVVWTAFLDDETVVFDGTEPTPLARNGIRSGMVVPLGDHALLVAISTEATGFDGELRRVLELFATSAEAALDRVEGEADLRARDAELESQNRQLRRQVKINEVIRGVDEALVDGTTRTEIERAVCEQLVSEGAYRFAWIGQYDAATEAVVSRTWAGEGVEYLDAIGADSIEPSHRTLGNGEPVVVPRVSTDLHDESWRQAALLRGFRSVVSVPLVYENYTYGVLSVYADESEAFGETERPVFAELGDTIGNAINGIETKQSLLGDEVLRLKLRLDDETSPLVALARSLDCTISLEGVNTWTAEGLHAFVETADVAPERVDAALDDAVAVAGYRHVTDRAAGVYEIEFADQTVLNTLLEHGGQPRDLTVDADGMVLVVDVSHEIQVRELIEAIRGTYPTVELVARKDVTRELQSAEQLRGDVLGDLTDRQREVLTTAHLSGYFERPRESTGQDIADSLDISQPAVNRHLRVAQRTVFDWLLSGTVLDDGASDS; via the coding sequence ATGAGCGAACGAGACACACTGGTCCTGGTCGGATCGTCGGAGTGGCTCCCCTCGCCGGAGGCCGACGAGGAGTCGCCACTCTCGATCCGGCGGGTGACCGACGAACGGGCGGCCATCGAAGCCGTCAGCGACGACGTCGCCGGAGTGCTGATCGCGGATCCGACCGACGCCGCGAGGCGGGCGACGATCGACCGCCTCGCTGCCGCCGCCGGCGACGCGCCCGTCCTCGCCCTCGTCGAAGACCGACAGGCGACGGACGACGCCCTGCTCGACGCGGGCGCCACGGGCATCGTCACCCCCGAGAGCGTCCCCCGGCTGCTGGGACACGAGGGGCCGGAACTACTGGACGAGCAGGCCACACGGGAGGCGGCGGCCGCCGAAGCGGCAGCGGTCGACGGGACGTCGTCCGGGAGGGCGGACGACGCCCCGACGCGGGAGGCTGCTACCGGGGCGATCGACGGGGACGGCGTCATGCTCGATCGTGACCCGCAGACGAAGGCGGCGACGCTGGAGCGATACGACACGATCGTCAACACCGTCGAGGACGCGATCTACCTGATGGACGCCGACGGTCGGTTCGTCGCCGTCAACGACGCCAGCGAGGACCTCACGGGCTATCCCCGGTCGTACCTGGAAGGGCGACACGTCTCGACCGTACTCCCCGAAGCCGACGTCGAGGAAGGGCGGAAGATGATCCGCGAACTGCTGGACGACGACGGCGAGGGGGTGAGCAGCCTCGAACAGACGGTCGTGACGGCCGACGGAACCGAGATCCCCTGCGAAAACCGCCTCGCGATACTGACACAGGACGGCGGGTTCGAGGGTTCGGTCGGCGTCGTCCGCGACGTGCGCGACCAGCGCGAGCGCGAACGACGGCTCCGCGAGCAACGCGCCCTCGTCGAGGGGATCTTCGAGGCCGTACCGGACGTGCTCTACGCGTTCGACGAGGCGGGCGAGTTCATCCGGTGGAACGACCGCGTCCCGGAACTGACGGGCTACTCCGACGCGGAGATCGGACGGATGAACCCGCTGGATTTCCTCGCCCCGGAGGACCGCGATCGGGTCCGCGAGGCCCTCGGTGAGGTGATCGCGAATCGGCGGATCGAACACCTCGAGGCCACACTGGAGACCAGCGACGGCGGGCGGATCCCCCACGAGTTCAGCGGCGGGCCGATCGTCGGCGAGGACGGCGACGTGTTCGGCGTCGCCGGAATGGGACGGAACGTCTCCGAGCGGGTGGCTCGCGAGGCCGAGATCGAACGCCAGCGCGACGAACTGGACGAACTGAACCGGATCAACGACGTCATCCGCGAGATCGACCAGTCGCTGATCCGGGCCACGAGTCGACGGGAGGCCGAACGCGTCGTCTGCGACCGCCTGGCCGAAGCCGACACCTACCGGTTCGCGACGGTCAGTCAGTACGACCCGGCGACCGACTCGCTGCGTCCCAGGAGCGGCGCTAGCGACGGGGACGGCCTCGAGACGATCTCGACCGTCGGCGCCAGCGAGCACGAACCGGCGCGCGAGGCGCTCCGGACCGGCTCGGTGCAGGTCGTGGCGAACCTCAGGGCCGGCGACAGCCTCAGCGCCTGGGAAACGGCGGCCTTCAGGTGCGGCGTCCGGTCCTTGGCGGTGATTCCAGTCGTCTTCGAGGACACCACCTACTGCCTCCTGACCGTCTTCGCGGACCGACCCGACGCCTTCGACGAGCGCGAGGAGGCCGTGCTCGGCGAACTCGGAGAGACCCTCGGGTACGCGCTGGCCTCGATCGAGCGCGAGGAGCGCGAGCAGTTGCTCACCACGCTCCAGGGGTCGACCGAACAGCTGATCGGCGCGGACTCGAAGGTCGAGGTGTGTGAGCGCGTCGTCGGCGCCGTCTCGGACGTCCTCGAGACCGCGAGCGTCGGCGTCTTCCGGTTCGACGCCGAGGCGGGCGAACTGGTCCGGGCCGGGGCGACCGACGGCTTCACCGACCTGTTCCCCGCCGACCGACTCCCGGATCCGGAAACCGTCGATCCGGTGGTCTGGACCGCGTTCCTCGACGACGAGACGGTCGTCTTCGACGGGACCGAACCCACGCCGCTCGCGCGCAACGGCATCCGGAGCGGGATGGTCGTCCCCCTCGGCGACCACGCACTGCTGGTCGCCATCTCGACCGAAGCGACCGGCTTCGACGGGGAACTCCGGCGGGTCCTCGAACTGTTCGCGACCTCCGCGGAGGCGGCCCTCGACCGGGTCGAGGGCGAGGCCGACCTCCGGGCCCGCGACGCGGAACTGGAGTCCCAGAACCGCCAGCTACGACGGCAGGTCAAGATCAACGAGGTGATCCGCGGGGTCGACGAGGCGCTCGTCGACGGCACGACCCGCACCGAGATCGAGCGGGCGGTCTGTGAACAGCTCGTCTCCGAGGGGGCCTACCGGTTCGCCTGGATCGGACAGTACGACGCCGCGACCGAGGCGGTCGTGTCACGGACGTGGGCCGGCGAGGGCGTGGAGTACCTCGACGCGATCGGGGCGGACTCGATCGAACCGAGTCACCGGACGCTCGGGAACGGTGAGCCCGTCGTCGTCCCCAGGGTGTCGACGGACCTCCACGACGAGTCCTGGCGCCAGGCGGCGCTGCTCCGCGGATTCCGATCGGTCGTCTCCGTCCCCCTCGTGTACGAGAACTACACCTACGGCGTCCTCTCGGTGTACGCAGACGAGAGCGAGGCCTTCGGCGAGACGGAGCGTCCGGTCTTCGCGGAACTGGGCGATACGATCGGGAACGCCATCAACGGCATCGAGACCAAGCAGTCGCTGCTGGGCGACGAGGTCCTCCGGCTGAAGCTCCGCCTGGACGACGAGACCAGCCCGCTCGTGGCGCTGGCCCGGTCGCTCGACTGCACGATCAGCCTCGAGGGAGTCAACACCTGGACCGCCGAGGGACTCCACGCCTTCGTCGAGACCGCTGACGTCGCGCCCGAACGCGTGGATGCGGCGCTCGACGACGCCGTCGCGGTGGCCGGCTACCGCCACGTCACGGATCGGGCCGCCGGCGTCTACGAGATCGAGTTCGCCGACCAGACCGTCCTGAACACGCTGCTGGAACACGGTGGCCAGCCGCGCGACCTCACCGTCGACGCCGACGGCATGGTACTCGTCGTCGACGTCTCCCACGAGATCCAGGTCCGGGAGCTGATCGAGGCGATCCGCGGAACGTACCCGACGGTGGAACTCGTCGCGCGCAAGGACGTGACCCGCGAGCTACAGAGCGCCGAACAGCTTCGCGGCGACGTGCTCGGCGACCTGACGGACCGCCAGCGGGAAGTGCTGACGACCGCCCACCTGAGCGGGTACTTCGAGCGGCCGCGCGAGAGCACCGGCCAGGACATCGCGGACTCGCTCGACATCTCGCAGCCGGCGGTGAACCGCCACCTCCGGGTGGCACAGCGGACCGTCTTCGACTGGTTGCTCTCCGGGACGGTCCTCGACGACGGCGCCAGCGACTCGTGA
- a CDS encoding isocitrate/isopropylmalate dehydrogenase family protein, with product MTDTIAVIPGDGIGGEVLPAAVEVLEALDLDLEFVEGEAGDHVKEERGEALPQETYDLAAEADATLFGAAGETAADVILPLREAVDSFANVRPARAYPGVDAVKPETDLVFVRENTEGVYAGIEDDLTDDVTTLTRLITESASRRIAEFGFEYAEENGFEDVTVAHKANVMQKTDGKFLAACEAVAAEGGHEFDDALMDALAMHLIMHPEDYGVVICPNLAGDMLSDLAAGLVGGLGLLPSANVGPDNALFEPVHGSAPDIAGEGVANPSAMILSAALLCDHLGYDDSAARVRAAVETVLEDGPRTPDLGGDAGTEDVTRAVVDAL from the coding sequence ATGACAGACACGATTGCAGTCATTCCCGGCGATGGGATCGGCGGCGAGGTACTGCCAGCGGCGGTCGAAGTGCTCGAAGCCCTCGACCTGGATCTCGAGTTCGTCGAGGGCGAGGCCGGCGACCACGTGAAAGAAGAGCGGGGCGAGGCGCTGCCCCAGGAGACCTACGACCTGGCCGCCGAGGCCGACGCGACGCTGTTCGGCGCGGCGGGCGAGACCGCGGCCGACGTGATCCTCCCGCTTCGGGAAGCCGTCGACTCCTTCGCGAACGTGCGGCCGGCCCGCGCCTATCCGGGCGTCGACGCGGTCAAACCGGAGACCGATCTGGTCTTCGTCCGCGAGAACACGGAGGGCGTCTACGCCGGCATCGAGGACGACCTGACCGACGACGTCACGACGCTGACGCGACTGATCACGGAGTCGGCGTCCCGGCGGATCGCCGAGTTCGGCTTCGAGTACGCGGAGGAGAACGGATTCGAGGACGTGACGGTCGCGCACAAGGCAAACGTCATGCAGAAGACCGACGGCAAGTTCCTGGCGGCGTGTGAAGCCGTCGCTGCAGAGGGCGGCCACGAGTTCGACGACGCGCTGATGGACGCGCTCGCGATGCACCTGATCATGCACCCTGAGGACTACGGGGTCGTGATCTGTCCGAACCTGGCCGGCGACATGCTCTCGGATCTGGCGGCGGGCCTGGTGGGCGGACTCGGCCTGCTGCCGAGCGCGAACGTCGGCCCGGACAACGCGCTGTTCGAGCCGGTCCACGGCTCCGCGCCCGACATCGCCGGCGAGGGCGTCGCCAACCCCTCGGCGATGATCCTGAGCGCGGCATTGCTGTGCGACCACCTCGGCTACGACGATTCGGCTGCGCGCGTTCGCGCGGCCGTCGAAACAGTGCTCGAAGACGGTCCCCGGACGCCCGATCTCGGCGGCGACGCCGGGACCGAGGACGTCACGCGAGCCGTCGTCGACGCGCTCTAG
- a CDS encoding DUF5799 family protein, translating into MEHWTDRIVGDRMAVDEAFVDRVADSQFSRQQWGLVMTAVRFDIESPADEEEARLVSDTSDLPSIISELDSIEAQMAGPGAPGGRGDGGGSGVVDGIKRALGMGSEEDDEDTDEERLAAAEELTQAYADELQTHLEESGKWDAVRAAAAEADQ; encoded by the coding sequence ATGGAACACTGGACCGACAGGATCGTCGGTGACCGGATGGCCGTCGACGAGGCGTTCGTCGACCGCGTCGCCGACTCTCAGTTCTCGCGCCAGCAGTGGGGTCTCGTCATGACCGCCGTCAGGTTCGACATCGAATCCCCGGCAGACGAAGAGGAAGCGCGCCTGGTCTCGGACACGAGCGACCTCCCCTCGATCATCTCCGAACTCGACTCGATCGAAGCGCAGATGGCGGGGCCGGGCGCCCCGGGCGGTCGGGGCGACGGCGGCGGGAGCGGCGTGGTCGACGGGATCAAACGCGCGCTGGGCATGGGCTCAGAGGAGGACGACGAGGACACCGACGAGGAGCGCCTCGCGGCCGCCGAGGAACTGACCCAGGCGTACGCCGACGAACTCCAGACGCATCTGGAGGAGTCTGGCAAGTGGGACGCCGTCCGGGCCGCGGCGGCCGAGGCCGATCAGTAG
- a CDS encoding GMC family oxidoreductase has translation MSGAESDPSNAERTPEPRADVCVIGAGPAGALAAYRLASEGHDVVILDAGPRFDPDSRIERMERAIRPAHPDPEVWDMGGERDAYSSGGERFYPLNSSRVKGIGGSTLHWQGMVMRNHEADFERRTRDGVAADWPIGYDDLRPYYADAEAELGVAGASDNPFAPPRNEPYPMPAFEPSYSDSLFAEACERLGVSMHSVPNARNSETYDGRGSCVGYGTCKPVCPSGAKYSADVHVRKAEAEGARVIDRAPVQALETDRSGRVATARYATPGGSEYRQAAREFVVACGGVETPRLLLLSESADHPDGLANSSGLVGRYFTEHLFCGAGGLLDAETRQNHVGFLTSECHQFYDDPGQATEGTGGSIPGSDADLGPIKLEFLNYAGPSPVELAMGAAEFGDDLLDSLQDAYGHNIAMGGLVGQLPRKENRVTLDTSRTDDHGNPVPDIHWSLDDRTRRTIRRANEIQHAILDELGVDVGWTVGPENTGPAFHHMGTTRMGADPAESVVNPRLRTHDVSNLSIASSSVFVTPGALNPTLTIAALSLKCAEHVDERL, from the coding sequence ATGAGCGGTGCGGAATCGGACCCCTCGAACGCCGAGCGGACGCCCGAACCGCGGGCCGACGTCTGCGTGATCGGCGCCGGCCCGGCGGGCGCGCTCGCCGCATACCGCCTCGCCAGCGAGGGCCACGACGTCGTGATCCTCGACGCCGGCCCGCGCTTCGACCCCGACTCGCGGATCGAACGGATGGAGCGGGCGATCAGGCCGGCCCACCCCGACCCGGAGGTCTGGGACATGGGCGGCGAGCGGGACGCCTACAGTTCGGGCGGCGAGCGGTTCTATCCGCTCAACAGCTCGCGCGTGAAGGGCATCGGTGGATCGACGCTGCACTGGCAGGGGATGGTGATGCGAAACCACGAGGCCGACTTCGAGCGCCGGACGCGGGACGGCGTCGCCGCCGACTGGCCCATCGGGTACGACGACCTCAGGCCCTACTACGCCGATGCCGAGGCGGAACTGGGGGTCGCGGGCGCGTCGGACAACCCCTTCGCGCCGCCACGGAACGAACCCTACCCGATGCCCGCGTTCGAGCCCTCCTACAGCGACTCGCTGTTCGCCGAGGCCTGCGAGCGCCTGGGCGTCTCGATGCACTCGGTCCCGAACGCACGCAACTCCGAGACCTACGACGGCCGGGGGAGTTGCGTCGGCTACGGTACCTGCAAACCGGTCTGTCCCTCCGGCGCGAAGTACAGCGCCGACGTCCACGTCCGGAAAGCCGAGGCCGAGGGCGCTCGCGTCATCGACCGCGCCCCGGTTCAGGCCCTGGAGACCGATCGGTCGGGACGGGTCGCCACCGCCCGCTACGCAACGCCAGGGGGATCGGAGTACCGCCAGGCCGCCCGCGAGTTCGTCGTAGCCTGCGGCGGCGTGGAGACGCCGCGGCTCCTCCTGCTCTCTGAATCCGCAGATCACCCCGACGGACTCGCAAACAGTTCGGGACTCGTGGGTCGGTACTTCACCGAACACCTCTTTTGCGGTGCCGGCGGGCTGCTCGACGCCGAGACTCGCCAGAACCACGTCGGCTTCCTCACGAGCGAGTGCCACCAGTTCTACGACGACCCCGGGCAGGCCACCGAGGGAACCGGCGGCTCGATTCCCGGCAGCGACGCCGACCTCGGGCCGATCAAACTGGAGTTCCTCAACTACGCCGGCCCCTCGCCCGTCGAACTCGCGATGGGCGCCGCGGAGTTCGGCGACGACCTGCTCGACTCGCTCCAGGACGCCTACGGCCACAACATCGCGATGGGCGGGCTGGTCGGGCAGTTGCCCAGGAAGGAAAACCGAGTCACGCTCGACACATCCCGGACGGACGACCACGGGAATCCCGTGCCCGATATCCACTGGTCGCTCGACGACCGCACCCGGCGGACGATCCGGCGTGCCAACGAGATCCAGCACGCGATCCTCGACGAACTCGGCGTCGACGTGGGCTGGACGGTCGGCCCGGAGAACACCGGCCCGGCCTTCCACCACATGGGCACGACCCGGATGGGGGCCGATCCGGCCGAGAGCGTGGTGAACCCCCGATTACGGACCCACGACGTATCGAACCTCTCGATCGCCTCTAGTAGCGTCTTCGTCACGCCGGGCGCGCTGAACCCCACCCTCACGATCGCGGCGCTGTCGCTGAAGTGCGCCGAGCACGTCGACGAGCGGCTGTGA
- a CDS encoding DUF7557 family protein has translation MPNLDLDEETIERLDGLRVEDESYDELINELINIYQAEELTLFRGSDEDY, from the coding sequence ATGCCGAACCTGGATCTCGACGAGGAGACGATCGAGCGGCTGGACGGGCTCCGCGTCGAAGACGAGAGCTACGACGAGCTCATCAACGAACTCATCAACATCTACCAGGCCGAGGAGCTGACGCTGTTCCGCGGGAGCGACGAGGACTACTGA
- a CDS encoding Lrp/AsnC family transcriptional regulator, producing the protein MDYRLDDIDRRILFELMRDARNTSAPTIAEQVNVSPGTIRNRISQLEANGIIRGYTVGVDFERADGHLTNLYVCNAPVSERKSLARDACAVPGVVNVRELMTGRRNLHVLAVGEDTEALRRITRALSELGIEIEDETLVEAETDSPYGSFGPDEAVPTTEATDFISLAGDANVVDVTVQEGAPIVDRTLEAAVREGVLDDDSLVIAIERGDRVLTPHGTTEIRPDDIVTVLSRSGDTDGVLEAFVDGETVANEG; encoded by the coding sequence ATGGACTACCGGCTCGACGACATCGACCGTCGGATACTCTTCGAACTGATGCGTGACGCCCGGAACACGTCGGCCCCGACCATCGCGGAGCAGGTGAACGTCTCGCCGGGGACGATCCGGAACCGGATCTCCCAGCTCGAAGCCAACGGGATCATCCGCGGGTACACGGTCGGCGTCGACTTCGAGCGGGCCGACGGCCACCTGACGAATCTCTACGTCTGTAACGCGCCGGTCTCGGAGCGGAAGTCGCTCGCGCGGGACGCCTGTGCCGTCCCCGGCGTCGTCAACGTCAGGGAGCTGATGACCGGTCGACGGAACCTTCACGTCCTCGCCGTCGGGGAAGACACCGAGGCGCTGCGCCGGATCACGCGCGCCCTCTCGGAACTCGGGATCGAGATCGAAGACGAGACGCTCGTCGAGGCCGAGACGGACAGCCCCTACGGGTCGTTCGGTCCCGACGAGGCGGTGCCGACGACCGAGGCGACGGACTTCATCAGTCTGGCCGGCGACGCAAACGTCGTCGACGTGACCGTGCAAGAGGGGGCACCCATCGTCGACCGAACGCTCGAAGCGGCGGTCCGGGAGGGCGTCCTCGACGACGATTCCCTCGTCATCGCGATCGAACGCGGCGACCGCGTGTTGACGCCCCACGGGACGACCGAAATCCGGCCCGACGACATCGTGACGGTCCTCTCCCGCAGCGGCGACACAGACGGTGTCCTCGAGGCGTTCGTCGACGGCGAAACCGTCGCGAACGAGGGGTGA
- a CDS encoding DUF7576 family protein, with product MRPQRGVTRIESESHPERSDASATDRTCSNCGRILKTGEWHPVGTGTDPDGGLVLHVFCDEDCQTTWTE from the coding sequence ATGCGACCGCAGCGCGGCGTGACGCGCATCGAATCGGAGAGCCATCCGGAGCGCAGCGACGCGTCAGCCACCGATCGAACCTGTTCGAACTGCGGACGAATACTGAAAACAGGCGAGTGGCATCCCGTCGGAACGGGGACCGATCCGGACGGTGGCCTCGTCCTCCACGTATTCTGCGACGAGGACTGTCAGACGACCTGGACGGAGTGA
- a CDS encoding HalOD1 output domain-containing protein — translation MGSMRASLIDTSELEQPTESIAQRIVEAVATFENVDPIDLSEPVFEFIDPDALDAVVASATADTNLSITFEAWGHDIGVSGDGDVSIDGEVRDSVTTPEGTDTADSGGW, via the coding sequence ATGGGAAGCATGCGCGCCAGTTTGATCGACACCAGTGAGCTAGAACAGCCGACCGAATCCATCGCCCAGCGGATCGTCGAGGCGGTAGCGACCTTCGAGAACGTCGATCCGATCGACCTCTCGGAACCGGTCTTCGAGTTCATCGATCCGGACGCGCTGGACGCCGTTGTCGCGTCCGCGACGGCCGACACGAACCTCTCGATCACCTTCGAAGCGTGGGGGCACGACATCGGCGTCAGCGGCGACGGCGACGTCAGCATCGACGGCGAAGTCCGGGACAGCGTGACGACGCCGGAGGGGACGGACACCGCGGATTCCGGCGGGTGGTGA
- a CDS encoding metal-dependent hydrolase — protein sequence MELTWLGHATWHVSVGDTDLLIDPFFDNPKTDADPDDYDPDVVLVTHGHDDHVADVGAFPDATVAGTPEVVGHLAEEHGLGEDAVTGFNLGGTVEFGDAYVTMHRADHTNGLEGGFNAPSGGSCAGYVISDTKPTQIEDADSSTFYHAGDTGLMTEMRDVIGPYLEPDAAALPVGDHFTMGPMQAAIAVDWLDVDHAFPMHYDTFPPIEIDTQEFVNEVAGTGSDAEVHVLDGDESVTLEDL from the coding sequence ATGGAACTCACCTGGCTCGGACACGCGACCTGGCACGTATCGGTCGGAGACACGGACCTCCTGATCGACCCGTTCTTCGACAACCCGAAGACCGACGCCGACCCGGACGACTACGATCCCGACGTCGTCCTGGTGACCCACGGCCACGACGACCACGTCGCCGACGTCGGTGCGTTCCCCGACGCGACCGTCGCCGGCACGCCCGAGGTCGTCGGCCACCTCGCCGAGGAACACGGTCTCGGTGAGGACGCCGTCACCGGGTTCAACCTCGGCGGCACGGTCGAGTTCGGCGACGCCTACGTGACGATGCACCGCGCCGACCACACGAACGGGCTCGAAGGCGGGTTCAACGCCCCCAGCGGCGGCTCCTGTGCTGGCTACGTGATCAGCGACACGAAACCCACGCAGATCGAAGACGCCGACTCGTCGACCTTCTACCACGCCGGCGACACCGGCCTCATGACCGAGATGCGCGACGTGATCGGCCCGTACCTCGAACCCGACGCGGCCGCCCTGCCCGTGGGCGATCACTTCACGATGGGCCCGATGCAGGCAGCGATCGCCGTCGACTGGCTCGACGTCGACCACGCCTTCCCGATGCACTACGACACGTTCCCGCCGATCGAGATCGACACCCAGGAGTTCGTCAACGAGGTCGCGGGCACCGGCAGCGACGCCGAGGTCCACGTCCTCGACGGCGACGAGTCGGTCACCCTGGAAGACCTCTGA
- a CDS encoding universal stress protein, whose translation MSVLAHLVVPVASEADAVATCEALEPYLDDIERVTAVHVIEKGGGSVDKAPLEKRREDAAEFLAVVDTRLSNAVAVDDRTAFGTDIVQTIFEEARDAGATAVAIRPRGGSRIVRLLTGDTATRLVTDPDLPVLALPKPPEGEG comes from the coding sequence ATGTCCGTACTCGCACACCTCGTCGTGCCGGTCGCGAGCGAGGCCGACGCCGTCGCGACGTGCGAGGCGCTCGAGCCGTACCTCGACGATATCGAGCGGGTCACGGCCGTCCACGTGATCGAGAAGGGCGGCGGGTCGGTCGACAAGGCACCGCTGGAGAAGCGCCGCGAGGACGCCGCCGAGTTCCTCGCGGTCGTCGACACCCGACTGAGCAACGCCGTCGCTGTCGACGACCGGACCGCGTTCGGGACCGACATCGTCCAGACCATCTTCGAGGAGGCACGAGACGCGGGGGCGACCGCGGTCGCGATCCGCCCCCGGGGCGGCAGTCGGATCGTCCGGCTTCTGACTGGCGACACGGCCACGCGACTGGTCACGGACCCGGATCTGCCGGTCCTCGCGCTGCCGAAACCGCCAGAAGGAGAGGGCTAA
- a CDS encoding gluconate 2-dehydrogenase subunit 3 family protein has product MELTRRDALAALAGAGVVGASGAAVLRRDADGATGEPPAAETVETATAVAEVIYPAAVSNVPEFVETYLSGRLEARPEHRAGVEGAVAELDRFADAFYDVPRYVDLDADRRLTVLHRANVDENDPDPDGGPAERVRYYVVNDLLFALYASPTGGELVGIENPQGHPGGADSYQRGPK; this is encoded by the coding sequence ATGGAGCTGACGCGGCGGGACGCCCTGGCTGCGCTCGCGGGTGCCGGAGTCGTCGGCGCCAGCGGCGCGGCCGTCCTCCGCCGCGACGCCGACGGGGCGACGGGAGAGCCGCCGGCGGCGGAGACAGTCGAGACGGCGACGGCGGTGGCGGAGGTGATCTACCCCGCCGCGGTCTCGAACGTCCCCGAGTTCGTCGAGACCTACCTGTCCGGACGGCTGGAGGCCCGGCCTGAGCACCGGGCGGGAGTCGAGGGCGCTGTCGCCGAACTCGACAGGTTCGCAGACGCGTTCTACGACGTGCCGCGGTACGTCGACCTGGATGCGGACCGGCGACTCACCGTCCTCCACCGGGCGAACGTCGACGAGAACGACCCAGACCCGGACGGCGGCCCCGCGGAGCGCGTCCGCTACTACGTCGTCAACGACCTGCTGTTCGCACTGTACGCCTCCCCCACCGGGGGCGAACTGGTCGGCATCGAGAACCCGCAGGGCCACCCCGGCGGCGCCGACAGTTACCAGCGAGGGCCGAAATGA
- a CDS encoding fumarylacetoacetate hydrolase family protein, whose protein sequence is MKRVRFRDSAGNVRGGRWTVENGEELVTAAAGPYGRISFGDETFAPDDVEILPPCEPTKIVCVGLNYADHAAERDSEIPDRPLLFLKPPNTVTSHNKEVTVPANKERVDFEAELAVVIGERCKGVSANEALDYVSGYTCLNDLSNRDDQEVEQNWVRGKAFDDAAPIGPLVATPEHVPEDATVECRVNGEVRQHSSRDEFIFSIPELIEEITTYMTLEPGDVISTGTPAGVGPLSDGDTVEVEVEGVGTLRNTVRVP, encoded by the coding sequence ATGAAACGCGTGCGCTTCCGGGACTCCGCGGGTAACGTACGTGGCGGCCGCTGGACCGTCGAGAACGGGGAAGAACTGGTGACGGCCGCGGCCGGTCCGTACGGGCGCATCTCCTTCGGCGACGAGACGTTCGCTCCGGACGACGTCGAGATCCTGCCGCCCTGCGAACCCACGAAGATCGTCTGCGTCGGTCTCAACTACGCCGATCACGCCGCCGAACGGGACTCGGAGATCCCGGATCGACCGCTACTCTTTCTGAAGCCGCCAAACACGGTCACCAGCCACAACAAGGAGGTGACGGTCCCGGCGAACAAGGAGCGCGTCGACTTCGAGGCCGAACTCGCCGTCGTCATCGGCGAGCGCTGCAAGGGCGTCTCGGCGAACGAGGCCCTGGACTACGTCTCCGGCTACACCTGCCTCAACGACCTCTCGAACCGGGACGATCAGGAGGTCGAACAGAACTGGGTCCGCGGGAAGGCCTTCGACGACGCCGCGCCGATCGGCCCGCTGGTCGCCACTCCCGAACACGTCCCCGAGGACGCCACCGTCGAGTGCCGGGTCAACGGCGAGGTCAGACAGCACTCCTCGCGCGACGAGTTCATCTTCTCCATCCCGGAACTGATCGAGGAGATCACGACCTACATGACCCTCGAACCCGGCGACGTCATCTCGACCGGGACGCCCGCCGGCGTCGGGCCGCTCTCCGACGGCGACACCGTCGAAGTCGAGGTCGAGGGCGTCGGAACCCTCCGGAACACCGTCCGCGTCCCCTGA